A single region of the Schizosaccharomyces osmophilus chromosome 3, complete sequence genome encodes:
- the dpb3 gene encoding DNA polymerase epsilon Dpb3, whose product MEKPLGKTVLPLSRVKKIIKQDEDIHSCSNASALLVSVATEMFIQKLADQSFQLAKLQKRKGIQYRDVADVVRKDDQFEFLSDLFSL is encoded by the exons ATGGAGAAGCCTCTTGGAAAAACTGTGCTGCCGCTAAGCAGGGTCAAAAAGATTATAAAACAAGACGAGGATATCCATTCCTGTTCCAACGCTTCTGCTCTTTTGGTGTCTGTTGCAACT GAGAtgtttattcaaaaacttgCAGACCAATCATTTCAATTGGctaaattacaaaaaagaaaaggtatTCAGTATCGTGACGTTGCTGATGTTGTTCGCAAAGACGATCAATTCGAGTTTTTGTCTGATTTATTCTCTCTTTAG
- the pef1 gene encoding cyclin-dependent protein kinase Pho85/PhoA-like Pef1: MKETFLILLQKKADRTGEGTYANVYRAQNRTTGEVVALKIIRIDPEEGTPSTAIREISLMKELRHPNIMSLIDVLHTDNKLMLVFEYMEKDLKKYMDAYGNQGALSPVEVKNFTRQLLSGIAFCHENRVLHRDLKPQNLLINNRGELKLADFGLARSIGIPVNTFSNEVVTLWYRAPDVLLGSKAYNTSIDIWSVGCIMAEMATGRPLFAGSNNEDQLLKIFRLLGTPTEQTWPGISLLQDYKTTYPLYKSQDLNHLIPHFDPLGLDLLRRMLRLQPELRITGQDALQHAWFLTP; the protein is encoded by the coding sequence atgaaagaaaccTTCTTAATTTTGTTACAGAAAAAAGCTGACAGGACAGGCGAGGGAACGTATGCAAACGTTTATCGAGCACAAAACCGCACGACGGGCGAAGTCGTTGCTCTTAAAATCATCCGAATTGACCCGGAAGAAGGAACACCTAGCACGGCGATTCGAGAGATTAGCCTTATGAAGGAGCTTCGACATCCGAACATCATGTCGCTGATTGACGTTTTACATACGGATAATAAGCTAATGCTTGTCTTTGAGTATATGGAAAaggatttaaaaaagtatatgGATGCTTATGGAAATCAGGGAGCTTTAAGCCCAGTTGAGGTAAAGAATTTCACTAGGCAATTGCTAAGTGGAATTGCATTCTGCCATGAAAATCGTGTACTACACCGAGACTTGAAGCCTCAAAACCTTCTCATCAATAACAGAGGTGAATTAAAATTAGCAGATTTTGGGCTCGCTAGATCTATCGGTATTCCTGTAAACACTTTCTCAAACGAAGTCGTTACACTTTGGTATCGTGCCCCTGATGTCTTGTTGGGTTCGAAAGCTTACAATACTTCCATTGATATTTGGTCAGTTGGTTGCATCATGGCTGAAATGGCAACTGGACGTCCTTTGTTTGCTGGCTCTAATAATGAAGATCAATTGCTTAAAATCTTTCGTCTCCTAGGAACACCTACTGAGCAGACATGGCCTGGCATATCCCTTCTCCAAGACTATAAAACTACATACCCTCTGTATAAAAGCCAAGATTTGAATCACTTGATACCCCATTTTGACCCTCTTGGTTTAGATCTTCTCAGAAGAATGCTTCGCCTTCAGCCAGAACTTCGTATCACTGGTCAAGATGCCTTACAGCATGCCTGGTTCTTAACTCCTTAA
- the pgl1 gene encoding 6-phosphogluconolactonase Pgk1, with product MSVYSFSEGSSVAKALGQYVKSKYDTAMAKHGRFTLALSGGSLPKVLAEGLSQQKDNIDFSKWEIFFADERIVPLEDENSNYALCKEVLFDVLPGFVPEQIHTIDTKFLKQNPLDSQAVADEYEKQLVHVFANASTVKVPVFDLMLLGCGPDGHTCSLFPDHELLDEDVAWVAPITDSPKPPKERITLTIPVVTHALSVAFVTTGAAKQDILPVVIEDTTSKLPSALISRAHPDRISWFLDDDASAKLDKSVLRVFPFQ from the exons ATGTCAGTTTACTCGTTTTCTGAAGGCAGCTCCGTTGCCAAAGCTCTTGGACAATATGtcaaaagtaaatatgATACTGCCATGGCAAAGCACGGAAGATTCACTTTGGCTTTGAGCGGTGGTAGTTTACCCAAGGTCCTTGCTGAAGGATTATCACAACAGAAAGACAATAttgatttttccaaatg GGAAATTTTCTTCGCTGATGAACGTATTGTTCCAttggaagatgaaaattCAAACTATGCACTTTGCAAAGaagttttgtttgatgTGCTACCTGGCTTTGTACCTGAACAAATACATACCATTGATACTAAATTCTTGAAACAGAATCCCTTGGATTCCCAGGCTGTTGCTgatgaatatgaaaagcaattggtTCACGTCTTTGCAAATGCCTCTACTGTGAAGGTACCCGTGTTTGACTTAATGTTGTTAGGTTGTGGTCCTGATGGTCATACTTGCTCTTTATTTCCTGACCACGAGCTTTTGGACGAAGACGTTGCCTGGGTCGCTCCAATTACTGACTCTCCCAAACCTCCAAAGGAACGTATTACTTTGACCATTCCTGTCGTTACCCATGCTTTATCTGTTGCTTTTGTAACCACCGGCGCTGCCAAGCAGGACATATTGCCTGTTGTTATTGAAGATACTACATCCAAATTGCCTTCTGCTTTGATTTCTCGTGCTCATCCTGATCGAATTAGCTGGTTTTTGGATGACGATGCTTCTGCTAAACTCGACAAATCCGTTTTACGTGTTTTTCCCTTTCAATAA
- the sts5 gene encoding cytoplasmic P body 3'-5'-exoribonuclease, Dis3L2-related, translating to MGEEFQNDFSYRVNPLLQDSTNLQASPNLINNASSASMNSRLGSAQPAVSSGASSSMNRPTWLPLQQHIHHLRHTSLLPAVESSFVHGHGHGSGSGHRRSASAGINVNTSMSNSSSFSHPSSANFYPQVTPTSSFYPSSVFSTPPSSADSFNASPTVSSKYNLAPSNVSPVLPNVANSPRRHSKSHSVNTVSSPAMSSLPPLSSHALPSVPVKNSPLPPLNSVPPLLRPQPRNLDGRWRPSASQNNSPTHSTNPSFSGNIVNQPSSTLRPDGGGHRHRRSTGSLSVNSSIPSSNNYPVGGHGNTRRNLFSPYLPQSSIPSLLAEHRLITGVLIVSKKNRSDAFVHVNGLDAEVFICGSKDRNRALEGDVVAVELLDVEEVWAGKLEKEENRRRKDPISSRGSLDNLGTDSVLFEVPQRSVIKARDDEQVEGQTLFLLDQKQLSTEEKPRYAGHVVAVLQRAPGQVFSGSLGILRPSSAANKERQGSTNASQGPTTVSGEKPKIVWFKPSDKRVPLIAIPTEQAPSDFLENDQKYSDSLFLASIKRWPVTSLHPFGMLVGELGPMNYIESQVAALLHDTGAHTEPWEGSAAASASSSLDALSNDFLNNTNRSDYRSEDVFLFTGHKRHDNPVYSDNNVDDFSNPFVSSAFHIRPTGNGYHVGIHITDVSRVIEPGSPLDRELQRRGNTVSLCQRTVPLFPPALGDALTLKEGKDCYTISLLLDVSSSGKIRGTWVGWAVIHPRKTYSMEKANELLETDPRLKLFNAVSSRIRVHHLGTDIPLDRYCKLFRRWDEESTSFDPKQTNLFASSPVEVLRETLLDAANRAVAAHLRREFRDNAFLRVQKMPSRENCRMLQSMAVQMGCVLDLSSPKSLLRSLCLIDDDTIRNILQLCYYKITPRAVYEMPKYRPNITMNMLNMTLDDETDDLTHFTEPLDRYADLVVHYQLQLLLQGENASEKRLRVWSQAANDISRRLVISKFAQETSVHVKIFSEWIEKHQPWQDGVVCFIAPSYFDVFFPGLGMEKRVHLDLLNLIHVRYEEDQGVLSLYSEDGAVKVVKLLCPVRVKLFTQLSTPPLINVSKAEFN from the coding sequence ATGGGTGAAGAGTTTCAAAATGACTTTTCTTACAGGGTAAATCCGTTGCTTCAGGATTCGACCAATTTACAGGCCAGCCCTAATTTAATCAATAATGCTAGTTCTGCTAGTATGAACTCTCGTTTGGGCTCTGCTCAACCGGCTGTCTCTTCCGgcgcttcttcttccatgaATCGTCCAACCTGGCTCCCTTTGCAGCAACATATTCATCATTTACGTCATACGAGCCTTTTGCCGGCCGTGGagtcttcttttgttcatgGTCATGGCCATGGTTCTGGTTCTGGTCACCGTCGAAGTGCTAGTGCTGGTATTAATGTGAACACTTCCATgtccaattcttcttctttttctcatcCCTCTTCTGCAAATTTTTACCCTCAAGTGACTCCAacctcttctttttatcctTCTAGCGTCTTTTCCACACCACCATCATCTGCTGATTCTTTCAATGCTAGTCCTACGGTCTCCTCCAAATATAACTTGGCTCCATCCAACGTCTCTCCCGTATTACCGAACGTTGCTAATAGTCCTCGTCGACATAGTAAAAGTCACAGTGTAAATACTGTCTCTTCTCCTGCCATGTCATCTTTACCTCCTTTATCCTCACATGCTTTGCCTTCCGTCCCCGTCAAAAACTCTCCTCTGCCGCCTTTGAATTCCGTTCCTCCCTTGTTGCGCCCTCAACCTCGGAATTTGGATGGTCGGTGGCGCCCTTCGGCATCTCAAAATAACAGTCCCACGCATTCTACCAACCCTTCCTTTTCCGGGAACATTGTAAATCAGCCTTCTTCCACTCTTCGTCCTGATGGAGGAGGACACAGACATCGACGGTCTACAGGAAGTTTGAGCgtcaattcttcaatacCATCCTCGAATAACTACCCGGTTGGTGGGCATGGTAATACTCGTAGAAACCTATTTTCTCCTTACCTACCTCAGTCATCAATCCCGTCCTTGCTGGCTGAACATCGCTTGATAACCGGCGTGCTGATTGTTAGCAAGAAAAACCGATCTGATGCTTTTGTCCATGTGAACGGTTTAGATGCAGAAGTTTTCATTTGTGGCTCCAAGGATAGAAATCGTGCTCTGGAAGGAGATGTTGTTGCCGTCGAACTCCTCGATGTTGAAGAGGTATGGGCCGgcaaacttgaaaaagaagaaaatcgGCGTCGTAAGGATCCTATTTCCTCTAGGGGTTCTTTAGACAACCTAGGAACTGATTCCGTCCTATTTGAAGTCCCTCAGCGATCAGTAATTAAGGCTCGTGATGACGAGCAAGTAGAAGGCCAAACATTATTTCTGCTTGACCAAAAGCAGCTGAGtactgaagaaaagccCAGGTATGCTGGCCATGTCGTTGCAGTCTTGCAGCGGGCTCCGGGACAGGTGTTTTCTGGATCTTTGGGCATTTTGCGACCCAGCAGTGCTGcgaacaaagaaagacaagGTTCTACTAATGCAAGTCAAGGTCCCACAACAGTTTCTGGAGAGAAACCCAAGATTGTCTGGTTCAAGCCTTCGGATAAGCGTGTTCCTTTAATTGCTATACCAACTGAACAAGCACCTTCAGactttttagaaaatgaCCAAAAGTATTCCGATAGCCTCTTTTTAGCTTCTATAAAGCGTTGGCCTGTAACTTCCCTGCATCCTTTTGGAATGCTCGTAGGTGAGCTTGGTCCAATGAATTATATCGAATCACAAGTGGCTGCGCTCCTTCATGATACAGGTGCTCACACTGAGCCTTGGGAGGGTTCTGCCGCCGCTTCAgcgtcttcttctttagaTGCATTATCGAATGACTTTTTAAACAATACGAATCGAAGTGATTATCGCTCGGAAGatgtctttttgttcacTGGTCATAAGCGTCATGACAACCCCGTTTACTCGGATAACAAcgttgatgatttttcgAATccctttgtttcttctgcTTTTCATATTCGCCCAACTGGCAATGGCTATCACGTCGGTATTCACATCACAGATGTTTCACGCGTAATTGAACCAGGATCGCCGCTTGACCGTGAATTGCAGCGTCGTGGTAATACAGTAAGTTTATGTCAACGAACTGTTCCCTTATTTCCACCTGCCTTGGGAGATGCCCTCACGTTAAAAGAAGGTAAAGATTGCTACACAATTTCGTTATTGTTAGACGTCTCTTCTTCCGGAAAGATCCGGGGCACTTGGGTGGGCTGGGCAGTTATCCATCCTCGAAAGACTTACTCTATGGAAAAGGCGAATGAACTTTTGGAAACTGATCCTCGCTTGAAGTTGTTTAATGCTGTTAGTTCTCGTATTCGAGTTCATCATCTCGGCACTGATATTCCTTTGGATCGGTATTGCAAATTGTTCCGACGATGGGACGAAGAAAGTACCAGCTTTGATCCCAAGCAGACGAATCTTTTTGCGTCATCACCGGTAGAGGTTTTGCGTGAAACTCTTCTAGATGCCGCTAATCGAGCTGTGGCTGCCCACTTACGAAGAGAATTCCGCGACAACGCATTTTTGAGAGTACAAAAAATGCCAAGCCGTGAAAATTGTCGAATGTTGCAGAGTATGGCTGTTCAAATGGGTTGTGTATTAGATCTTTCAAGTCCGAAATCATTGCTGCGATCATTATGCTTGATTGATGATGATACAATTCGTAACATACTCCAACTTTGCTACTATAAGATCACACCTCGAGCAGTGTACGAAATGCCTAAGTACCGCCCCAATATAACTATGAACATGCTGAATATGACATTGGATGATGAGACAGATGATTTGACTCATTTCACTGAACCACTTGATAGATATGCTGATTTAGTTGTACATTATCAGCTGCAATTACTATTACAAGGAGAAAATGCGTCAGAAAAGCGTCTACGTGTTTGGTCTCAAGCAGCAAATGATATCAGTCGTCGACTTGTGATAAGCAAATTCGCACAAGAAACTAGTGTGCATGTCAAGATATTCAGTGAATGGATAGAGAAGCATCAACCTTGGCAGGATGGTGTTGTGTGCTTCATTGCTCCTTCATACTTCGATGTATTTTTCCCTGGTCTGGGGATGGAGAAGCGTGTTCATTTGGATCTATTAAACTTAATTCACGTTCGTTATGAAGAGGACCAGGGTGTACTATCGTTGTATAGTGAAGATGGAGCGGTGAAGGTTGTAAAATTGCTATGTCCCGTTCGGGTGAAGTTATTTACTCAACTTTCAACTCCTCCTTTGATAAATGTCTCTAAAGCGGAATTCAATTAG
- the rpl1201 gene encoding 60S ribosomal protein L12.1/L12A — protein MPPKFDPNEVKTVIMRAVGGEVAGGSTLAPKIGPLGLSPKKVGEDIAKATKDWKGLRVTVKLTIQNRQAAVSVVPSASALVIKALKEPARDRKKDKGVVHSGNVSIDEIVEVARTMRFKSLAKELSGTVKEVLGTAFSVGCTVEGKNPHDVQKEIDSGDIEIPQE, from the coding sequence ATGCCTCCCAAGTTCGATCCCAATGAAGTGAAGACCGTAATCATGAGAGCCGTCGGTGGTGAAGTTGCCGGTGGTTCTACTCTTGCTCCTAAGATTGGTCCCTTGGGTTTGTCTCCTAAGAAGGTTGGTGAAGATATCGCCAAGGCTACTAAGGACTGGAAGGGTCTTCGTGTTACCGTCAAGTTGACCATCCAAAACCGTCAAGCCGCCGTCTCCGTCGTTCCTTCCGCCTCCGCTTTGGTTATCAAGGCTTTGAAGGAGCCCGCTCGTGACAGGAAGAAGGACAAGGGCGTTGTCCACTCTGGTAACGTTTCTATTGACGAGATTGTTGAAGTTGCACGTACTATGCGCTTCAAGTCTCTTGCCAAGGAACTTTCTGGTACTGTTAAGGAGGTCCTCGGTACTGCTTTCTCCGTCGGTTGCACCGTTGAAGGTAAGAACCCTCATGATGTTCAAAAGGAGATTGACAGTGGTGACATTGAGATCCCTCAAGAGTAA
- the naa20 gene encoding NatB N-acetyltransferase complex catalytic subunit Naa20 gives MADTRKFKATDLFKFNNINLDPLTETFNISFYLSYLNKWPSLCVAQESIASTNSSLMGYIIGKSEGKGTDWHTHVTAITVAPSSRRLGLAKTMMDYLETVGESEKAYFVDLFVRTSNALAINFYRGLGYSVYRRVVGYYSNPYGKDEDSFDMRKPLARDTNHQSVRENGEHFNCSPADVVF, from the exons ATGGCGGATACTCGCAAATTTAAAGCTACggatttatttaaatttaaCAACATTAATCTGGATCCTCTAACTGAAACT TTCAATATTTCGTTTTACTTGTCATATTTAAACAAATGGCCGAGCTTGTGTGTTGCTCAAGAGTCAATTGCTTCAACAAATAGCTCTTTAATGGGTTACATTATTGGAAAATCAGAAGGAAAGGGGACCGATTGGCATACGCATGTTACAGCTATCACAGTTGCACCCAGTTCTCGAAGGCTAGGATTGGCAAAGACAATGATGGACTACCTAGAAACTGTAGGGGAATCTGAAAAAGCGTACTTTGTTGACCTGTTTGTTCGAACCAGCAATGCTTTGGCAATCAATTTTTATAGAGGACTGGGTTATTCCGTATATCGCCGAGTAGTTGGGTATTATAGCAATCCTTATGGgaaagatgaagattcaTTTGACATGCGAAAGCCTCTTGCTCGAGACACGAATCATCAGAGTGTTCGTGAAAACGGAGAGCATTTTAATTGTAGTCCTGCCGACGTTGTCTTCTAA